The Silene latifolia isolate original U9 population chromosome Y, ASM4854445v1, whole genome shotgun sequence sequence GAAAAGAAGACTCATGGCTTTCTCGTCACTTATTGGGGCCGGTTTAGTCCTTACTGGACTCACAGTTAGAatatcttcagggatgtagtagcaatattggaatacttcgattcctgggaccataaggtttttctttgagtcaaagataggttcggggaagtccatgcagaGAAGTTCTTCCCCggctctcacgaagtgaccgtttaagGTTAGGTGACACGGttccattttaatatctcgatcttcgattgATCTTCCCCTTTTTTCCAgcagatctttctcagtgggctcatatccaagcccgaaagttactccCTTGGCTACTGGTGGCTTCAAATTGAATGTatcctcctttctaggatataaagagaaaccgaaatacttcccagtcttgagaatcacTTCGCAGGCATGACTTCCCGTGTACAGAACCATATTCTCTGCTTCGGGGTTTAGCTCGATCATGTtaacaatctcgaaaccacacgAGTCATTGGCAACTTCGACCCTTACCTCAGAGGTAATGTCCCCTCCTGCTACCATAATTAGCGTGgtgtcaatggtgacggttttgccattgagtgggatctcgatttttcgatgcagcgttgatgttacggcccttgtagcatgaatccaaggccttcctagaaacaagttgaaggatgagcaaacGTCAATTAcctggcaacttattttcttttccacttctCCAGTCTGTATTACTAGATCGACGAGTCCActtactcgacgcacagtgccatcgaatgcccgaactgtctaTGTAGTGGGAATGAAGTCATTTTTATCCAGGCCCAGAATATGCGCTGTTTTCAAAGGGAGTACATTGACAGCTGATCCGCCGTCAACCAAGGTCATGGgaatatgcttgttgagacacacggtagcaacattgagggccaggttatgtcagGGCCCGAATGGTGgcatatcttcgtcgggaaatgtCACGGCATTGGTAATCTGTAGCTGATTCTGGGcaatgtgagtgaccatgtcagcAGGAGTAGTacttgacgacacggtcatgttcatcaatgcttgcaacaaagcttggcgatgttcgaaagagctcaagataagttgccagatagacacgTCAGCCTTAGTCTTTCGGAGTTGTTTGATGAGAGAAgtctcggaggtcgacccttcaccaagaactttgACCACTGCTAGCTCTTTGAGAGATGTCTTGTTCAGGATATCTTTAGCTTTCTCCACGCGATACGGGCGCCCTGATCTAGTCAAAtagtttgactctagggcatcttgcctcaccttcaagatttcttcttgggtgtgaggaattacCGCACCCTTGATGAGGTAAAAATCATCTTCGTCATCGGCCCAAATGCCATTAACTTCACtaccgcttcggagtatgtaaggagtacagtCGACAGCGAAACCCCTGAACATAATTTCATTTTTCGGGCTTGGTAAGAACTTGGAGAAATTCACAAATATTCTTCCAACGAAGACCCCTTTTAaacgacatgggcgaatcaaaTGAGAGTAGTCGACACTATTTTCgatagagacaaagttagtgtggtcaccaaagggattggtgacgttgttgggctttatggctggGATTCTGAGCGTTCCGTTcttaatcatgtcttgaatttcgtgctttagtctaaagcacctttcagtatcgtgtcccttcccttgatggaaggcacagtaggcattcggtttgtaccatttgccttgttgttcagcaggtggatccggagttggatcgatgggcttcagctttccctgggctatgagcctttggagagcatatgcaTAAgggcacccgatatcggtgaatgccctcggagcttggcgcggaggcctttttttactgcccatctaagagattgacagtttcaacaaagtgggacgTTGCTGGTGCTTTTGTCTTAGAtaacgaggccccttggtatccttttggcttttcagcttctgccattcggacgtcatcttctacctttatcccgattcttatcaattctttgaaagagccaaaattctggtatttcagtgcattacggtaaacaggtcgtagattctttatgaacttatctaccatttcaacttcatcgggcttcttggctaatttcacgctttcagcgcgccatcttgcaaggaactcagtaaagccttccttttctttctgcgtcataacctctagcgttcttatattggtccgaatctcgacattgtcagcatagtgcttacaaaactccaacgtgatatcttcgaaagtaaggaagttcttaaggtccagattgtagaaccacgccttcggggtgttcatccagagattgagcgaaaatttcagagagcatgacTGCagggtactcccttcagtgctaagtaccccttataggccttaaaatggtggactggatcttctgtgcccttaaacttttggatatcagtgagtaccatatttgtgggcaacttatcctgaactggggcataggccctagcattttcgtagtggatgttcttcccctgggagagtttcagacggccctcaatgaacttgaaccgtttctccagatcagtcagaggtggggtagatgaagaggaatcttcaccaagCTTTGATTCGATCATAGCCATTCTGGCCCTCATGAGGTTCAcagcctcagtgagtttgttaacagcgtctttcattgcttgaagtcgggtttttggcggcctttctacaagaaaaccctgaactgagtcaatatttaaatgtaagagcccctgcacacttaaggacacgacaccaacttgactcaaacaaagactcgacttaagactgagCTAACCAaatggttcgactcacggttggatttagacctcgattcattttagactcgacaaaacgacatgacccaagccatcataactcgattctaaactggactcggtgtgactaaacccttGATTGGACCAATATAGTCCTTAGGTTCAAATGAAACGTCCACAATGgcttagcttggacgtttctgtggactatcctagaccaaaaggtagaCCAACATGACTTGAATCCCAacaggtgagcttgggtgacccaacaaggtcatgTTCTCGACACTTGGGACAAAACACGCCTAGCCCAACACGGACACGGCTCGACGCACTTCATGCTCGGtcaaggttcgagaaacatttttggattgattttgatacacgaagaattgatttgaaaatgagatttgaaatgggcagcatgccagctataaaagctcattttgggccaaaAAAAGTcgagtcctatttgggcagcattccgggTTTTTAAAACCAAACTATTTTGAAAGTGAGTTGTTCAAAAGTTAGGCTTTGAAATTGATATGGAAAATCTGAAgagactcgggaaattcacatGGCACATtctcattctcatgttataaggatgtatgctcctagacatttctaagtctcggcaagccttctataagaaggtctataccCTCCATCCTTTCGGGTCTAATAGgacaagggcctttaggtagagtacctagaagagcacactaaccctcaagaaccacgaagaggcggagcggaagcaagcaatgtgcaagcacctggcatagtgggacatcgccccccacgcgtcacaaagaagcgctgggacggcccgggaaaagtccttaagggtttatgcatgaatcgtagcactacgagtaatgttttactttccaatactttgttttcaagtttcacctcggaggaaaagaccctagaaacaaagtgtaactagtcctcgtttccccagcagagtcaccaaactgtggacaacgcccgcgggaactgcgtccgcgggatccacagggggcattatcgactcgaggttccttcgaatcgaattaagacaaattagagtcgccaccaagttttatgggaacttggaaccattCAAGtaaactttacacctttcatcgaaaagcataaagccaatcgactacgagtgattaaagataaagacttgtaccctatatcactcgatttgaatgactctcgtaatccaatggtatttagacggatccacaaaccatagatcttgagtaaggggtgagggtacgttttaggaagcccataaggacacctaaccccgcccgtcgatgacggcctctactaagtcaagtgtcggatttcaaacaaggtcgtagctactacgatattatgatatgcaaacatcgttttaaaaccctaacatgtgaggtttctatgtcgatttagatgcaactaaactaactttgtcaaagttgtaatttagcatatgggttgattgatctaacaacacataaacaaaacaaacaaggctttatgggaatgggggagccgttgggatctaccctgtTACAACCCAGGTATTTCAtgacgacacaacaacaaataaaaGATACAAGTCGaactaaatacaattgctatatacgacaccatacacgacaccctACATGGctaattcggcctaggaaaacgtgcacaaggggtggcccacggtttacataactcacggccttgggtcactcctcgtaatgcgtgcttttgcttaatctcatcgaagtagacattaggtcacacaccaaagcatgcattagcataaatcgggccacgtcgttttaaacaacatgcgatttacaacgctcttacatgaattggagcacaaccatctaaccaaacaagactaaggttttttagaaatcatttgactcgataaaggaaaACTAATTACgaacaaattacaaaacacgactcgataaacaaaaagtaattacaagatacgaaacaaTGAGATAAAGATAAAATGAACGAGAAAAGGACTACAAAATACACGGCCAAACACAACCTACACATCctagcctaccctaatccttgggttagattcattaggttagatatatTTGCAAAGCGATACTGGATATACATTAGAActcgatgataaaagaggtcagaaggcttcgcctaaaccgagtgctctacacggcctaaagggtcgaattaggtcaagttcgctagttaaattaactcgtcgagtgttaataagaaggtgctaatcatgcACTCTTATAAtagcgagaaatcatgtgaaaagagagatgtattcaattaggttatagaattgttaaccgattttaaagtttgtgtcgaagcaccctaacatgtctaattaggttattaaatcgatctaatgtcgtctaattgagtcatatgttaacaatcagaggtcgaactaacatggaAAGGGTCCTAGGGCAGGCCGAATGGAGCGAAATaagcgaggggtcaaaagcgaggaacaaagttaaaactcgttttattaatgccctaccttgaacacgaggatatgtaaatgagaagggggatacgaccgaccaatctggcggatttctttcctaacgcaagtcaacgcgggtgttcatggtggtactttaactcgtacTCGGACAAAActtgtttcatagttaacgatatcaaacgatgcaTAACGATAAGCAATAtacaaaacaaacataaaagaacaaacataaaagaacgaaataaaagggagaagaggagtattagatgcaccctcaacctacatgtatcttggacaccgtcttgggtcataatcgatcgtatattttatctcgagaggccgtcgtcgacgaaggaacaaagcaacaacacgttttttggtaaatctagacagcaactttcaaactacaatttctcactcgtttcttggtgaaaattagatttaaaatatgttttgaaaactagaaagatagAAGAACAattatcttaaaacaaaccacgctcgttctgagttattgggcatgaaaaacgagcacaaacagaactggagaGACAGGAAATGCCGCGAAAatagagtgtatgacactctgtttttcgaggggattcgtgtactctcaagctcaatttggctcgtgaatctttgtctaagatatagatggatgttatatggttaattaggaacaagaaactcgaattttaatggacatttgaaggggaaacgaatggtatttcgagagagacaccaactgtttctcagtttggttgtctcggttttgtcgagtgttttgagaggcaattaagGTTTGTTTGTGGAGATTAGTGCTTTTTAGTGATGGTATTATGTATGGAGAACgtagaggaatgaaagtatggcagaggggaggtatttatagggagttaaagtagggtaaaagagagcaacaagcagtcgggctgctctgtttcgctgctgctgtccagcagctttcgtgagctcgtgtagggtttaggaggggtgtttattggtggttaagctagggtaatatgggtaggatactagggtatggattagagttaatgggcacgggtttaagtggcgtttggagcgggtttggggcttggtAATGCTGAACACGGGAAAGGGTATGGACTGGTTGTGTGGGCTGTTTGGGGCTCAAAAATAAGGAGGTAAAGACGCGGGTTTGCGTGGGGTTAGCGCCTGGTTATGAGAGTGAGTGATGGGTTGGATTATGGGTCAGGAGTTGGTTCGAGTTTGCTTTGAAAATCGTGcccaaatcaagttgaaaacgagctcaagaTCGCGTATAAAGCCGTCGTaaaaaaaatcgagttcttcaaatacggtttatatacgatataaattgatttttcaaattaaataacataagaatgatttttcaaatcaaatatctattttattttccataaaataaatttaagcaaataaattcaaattaaaacaataaattgaattcactttaaaaaacattaatttaaatatcatttaaattaataaaatacttcatcgactacGCCCATTCTAcgccgtaaaacgagctccaaataatgacaatgacaactaatgaatacatgtgtcctatcatcatcgggtgtttgtcgggttctccataaattccaatatcgacggatacgggtatctacaatcaCGCTGCTGGCCTAGATCAGTTCATCTATATCTACCCCGACCGAGTACTTTGTTAATTCGGCCGCCGACAGACTGTTCCAGCCGTTGAAGATGCTCGTGGGCCAATCTTAGATGTTACCCACTCTAAGTGTCAAGCCTGGCTCCAGGCTTGGAATGGTAGGACTATTTGGCATATGATAGATCCACGAGAAACAACATGGGTTTCTCCCTTTTATCTGAAATGGGCTACTGAAGCAACTTTTAAAGTTAGAAGAAAACTGTAAAAGGACGATGTTGTAGATTGGAAGTATCACCAAGACATGTTGTTTAACCAATCTTACTTCAAAGAAATATTCTCAACCCTTTCTGAGTCCGGACCTGAGACCGACAAGAACTCTAGGACTGACCCTAAGACTCTAAGTGTTTGGTAAAGGTTGGGTTCGACGGCTAGCAATGGGCCGTCTTTGGCTGACAGGcttggtcctcgatcgagtgtgaAAGACCGACTGGGCCAGCGTGAAGAAGACGGGACTCCTTCGAAGAAACGGGCTAGGGTGATGATGGGTGAGACATCGTCTTGACGTGATATGCCTCGTGACCCGGATTCGGCTTAGGCTAGGACTTAGCTTAGCTGTTTCTACTATCTATTATCTTCTATTACGTTGGTTGCTTTCCTTCTACTTGTGTGTGATGGGAATAGCCCAAAATAAACTTTGTAATGAGTTTCGCTCGGAAATCAAGAATAAATAAAAAACTACTATTTATTATAAATTCCAATTTCTGCATAAAAATTCGTTTTTGTATTACAAATTTtccggttgtactcttttaaagagttgcctacgtatctgttttGTAACAGAATCAAAACGGGTTCGTAGTTCTCCCGTTGAAAAGATTTCATGCAGTGTCAAAAAATGTCAACAACTTATGACTTATTCTAAGCACAAAGTAATTCGAATATTATTTCAAAACATTTGGGAATGAGGCCTTTCAAGGGTAGTACTTCTTCAAATGATCCAAATTCGTAGGATTTGCAAAGTCATTTTTATCCAGATCTGTCAACCAAACGGCACCTCCCAACAAAATCTTCTTTACCAAATATGGGCCTGCCCAATTTGGCTTGAATTTACCCCTTGGGTCCAGTAGTAGTAGAGCGCAAACTGATTTTAGaaccaaatctccttccttgattCCTCGTggtttcaccttcttgttaaaagCTCTCTCTATCCTCTTCTGGTACAGTTGGACATGATACAACGCATTCAAACGACGCTCATCGAGCATCACTAAAGAGTCATATAAGGCTTGAACCCAATCCGCTTCGGGAACTTGACTTTCCAGCAAGTTTCTTAAAGACGGTACTTCCAATTCGACTGGTTGAAGTGCCTCCATTCTATAAACCAAGTAGTAGGGatttgctcccatggctgttctAATTGAGGTATGGTACCCCCAAAAGGTATGTTACAGGCCATTCACAGTAATTATCCGACATCTTTCTCAAAATGGCAGCAACCGTTCTGTTAGCAGCCTCTACCGCACCGTTTGTCTGTGGTCGATAAGGCGATGACTTGTGGTGCTTAATCTTATACTTCTGAAGTATAGTTTCAGTTTCAGCTTGAAAATGAGTCCCTGATCACTGATGAACTCATATGGTACTCCATATCgacaaatgatttcattctgaaagAATTTTGCCACTTGCTTCGCCTTGAGTTCTCTATAAGACTTAGCTTCTACCCATttcgtgaagtagtcaattgcaacAAGGATAAAGAAATGTCCACCCGTTCCGGATGGGTTTACCTTTCCAATAATATCGATCCCTCGGGTTGAAAATGGCTAGGGTGACCTTATGGTATACAACATAGAGGGCGGTACATGTTGAACATTTGCAAAaatctggcaattatggcaatgcctGACATATCTGTGACAATCTGTCTCCATGGTAGTCTAATAGTAACCCAACCtcatgatttttcaaaccaacaTGTGCGCATTCATATGTGgcccacactctccgtcatggacttcttccataaaTTTCTCGACGGTCAATTTATCAAGACATTGCAACAAAACACCTTGGgtcgttcttttgtataactgcCCATCATCAGTCTTAAAAAATTGGGATACCAGCATTCTTAAGACACGCTTTCCTCATACATCAAGATCGTTATGGCATTCTCCCGTTTCTTTGTACCTTAGAATAGCCATATACCAAGGCTCGGCTTCACTTTCTTCGGTATCTTCAATTGCATTCACATAAGAGGGTGACGATCTCCATTCGACAAAAATTGGCATACGGTCCATATGCTCGGAAATATTGATTTACGTGGCCAGTTTTGATAGTGCATTTGTAAATTGATTTTCATCTTTCACAACATGAACAAATTTGACATCATCGAAGTATCATTTTAATTCTTCGATCCTTGCTTGGTATGGggccaaactatcacttttgatttTCTACGACCAAACTACTTCATTGATCACGAGAGAGGATTACCCGTGTACCAAAAGCTTCTTCACGCCCAAATCGAGCGCACTATGCAAGCCCAACAAACATGCCTCATATTCCGCGACATTATTCGTCACGTTAAGTCCAATTTGATTGAAACTGGAACATGTTCACCCTTCGGAGAGATTAGGAGAATTCCGACCCCGTATCCCATATAATTCGCTGCTCCATCAAAGTGCAGGTCCCACACATCATTTTCTATATGAATCACGTCTTCGTTGGAAAATGACCAAGTATCCACTATCTCAACTTCTTCGATTGGGTAGTCAGCAAGGAAATCGGCTACTACCCTTCCCTAACTGCTTTTaagggtacgtatttgagatcaaactcggataaCATAAGAGTCCTCCTCGACATTCTACCATTAAGCACCGGTATTTCAAACAGGTACTTGATTGGATCCATCTTTGAATAGACACTCACACTGTAACTGAGCATATAGTGTCTTAAATTCTTGGTTGCCCAGACTAGGGCCAAACGCGTCTTTTTTAAAGGTGTGTACTTCACTTCATATTCTAAGAacttttactaatgtagtaaatagCCCTTTCTTCTTTGTCGATGGTTTGGGCTAGCATAGCCCCCATTGTGGTATCTGTTACAGTTAGATACAACGATAAAGGTAGCCCAGATACAGTTGGGCTCAAAACTGGCGGTATGGATATAACTTCCTTGACTTTGTTAAATGCAGCTTGACATTGATCATCCCATATTTCATGTTCCTCGGCCCCCAATTTCTTAAGGATCGGCTCGTATATCATCGTTAACTTATCAACAAATCGGCTTATGTACTGtacatggcctagaaaacttTGGATTTGCTTCTCGGTCTCGGGATGAGGCATTTCCATGATGGCTTTAATCTTTGACGGGTCAacttcgatgccacggtggctaacgatgtagCCCAAAAGTTTGCCAGAAGTAACTTAAAATGCGCATTTCTGCATGTTCAGTCTCATCTTGTATTTTCGTAACTTCTCAAAAAACTTTCTCAAAGCTTCGAGATGATCACTACACTCTTTTGACTtcacgatcatgtcatcgacataaagttccagttctttgtgcatcatgtcatgtagcaatgtcGTTGCTGTTCTTTGATATGTCGCCTTGGCATTTATCAAACCGAGGGGCATCACCGTGTAACAATAGGTACCCCATTATGAGGTAAAGGCtgttttgtgcatatcttcttcGGCCATCTTTATCTGATTGTAGCGAGGATACCCATCCATAAAAGATAAGAGGGAATGATTGGCGGTATTGTCTACCAAGAtatcaatgtgaggtagaggtaAATcatccttcggacttgccttgttctaGTCACGAAAATCTACGCAAACCCAAACTTTCCCATCTTTCTTCGGCACTGGAACTACGTTAGCAATCCAATCTGAGTATTCCGACACTTTGataaacccggctttgaattattTGTCAATTTATTCTTTGACTTTTAAGGACCACTCGGTTCGCATTctgcgtagcttctgtttcactaGCTTAAAACCCgatttaattgggattctatgttccgCGATTTCCCTATCGATTCCCGACGTATGAATTGGATGAAAATCATGTTGTATGTTTATGATGTGGCATTTTGATAATATGAAGTAGATCGTTTTATTGATTAGATAACGAGTTGCGTACATATACATGCGTAGTATGGTTAATTTTATTGAAATTATAAAAGTTGTATATTATGTTGGGATGtaagatgaacatgcgggtagtgtatacgagtcttcatgactcgatcaagtgggggcactcgatcgagtaggtgaggtacacgatcgagtgggtgtgactcggtcgagtagatAGTTTAATTTTTTTCTgggcagaatcgtgtttttgggtactcgatcgagtatataggggcactcgatcgagtaggggtcgcTCAATCGAGTGGcatgtcagctcggtcgagtaatTTTTGAGCAGAGGTCTGATTAAGTtatggagtcgaggcactcgatcgagtagcctcaactcgatcgagtgggttctggtactCATCGAGTAGAGTTTGTGCAGGTTATATACGTGTTCTGGGTTATAGTATGCGTGTTTAtatttaccttttcttatatagttacaagatgccgccaaagagaaacgccCTTTATGC is a genomic window containing:
- the LOC141628074 gene encoding uncharacterized protein LOC141628074; translation: MGANPYYLVYRMEALQPVELEVPSLRNLLESQVPEADWVQALYDSLVMLDERRLNALYHVQLYQKRIERAFNKKVKPRGIKEGDLVLKSVCALLLLDPRGKFKPNWAGPYLVKKILLGGAVWLTDLDKNDFANPTNLDHLKKYYP